The region TGGTTGTGGATTGAGCACCAAGTTTGAGTTGCGACTTACAAATTTGAGCGCGCTAAAAAGGTTGGTGGGTGTGTATAACAAAGTTGTAATAAAAGCTGCGCAAAACAAGTAAAACGTTGGTAAACGCCTCATCTGTGCTACTCTCTTTTTTTCTCTTTTTTCTGACTCTCTTCCTTTTTTATACAAACCACCGTAGCAAAAGTCTGAGACTTATGCCAGACAAAAGTTATGATTTTTTTTGAGAATAAAAAAGAGTGGCAGAAATTATAAGATTCTTATTTTTATTAAATTTCTGCCGCTCTTTTTTAAAATAGGTAGGGTTTAGTGAGTTGGCAGCTTTGCAAGTTCTTGGGCCAGTGTGACCAGTTTTGCTTTCAGGGCCTCGAGAGAGTCGGTTAAGAGAAAGAGTAAATATGGTGCTTGAAAATCGTGGTAGACATCTGCGACTTTTTGGAGGGCGGTCATGAGCAAGACTTTTCTTGTAGGATCTTGTGCTGGTTTCATGAATTCATTGCCTTGCAATAAGCGTAAGATTTCCTTGCCCAAACTTTCGGGGGCTTTTGTCAGTGTGTGTTTTACTATGATATCAGCTAGTTGCTGTGAATAGAAAAGAGTAGAGAGTAGGGGAGTTTGACCAAAAGTCATATCATTGTTTGGAATGAGAGGGTTGGCGCCTTTTTCTAAAAGTTCTTTGAAAAAACTAAGATCGGCATTTGGGTTGCTGTCTAAAAACCCTTCGTACAAGGTTATAAATTCGTGTAGGGCAGTATTTCCATCATTATCTTGAGTATTCAAGTTTAATGGCGTGTGTTGAGCTTGTGCATGATTCCAAAGTTTTTCAAAGCATTGTTTTACTATCTCTGGAGAAGTAGTACTGGCAGAGCTTCTTGCCAGCATCATCAATGGTGTTTGGTTTTCTGCAGTTTGCTTGTTAACGTCTGGATTTTTGGTAAGAATGGAATCAATAATCGGCAAAACTTCGGGCGTTGGGTTGTGGAGAAGCATATGTAAAAGAGTTTTTTCTTGCTTATCTCCAATGTTTGGGTCGGCGCCTTGTTCGAGCAGATAGTTGACAATATCGAGTTTTTTATTTGACGCTGCAATGTGTAGTGCTGTTCTGCCGCCATTGTTTTGCTGATCAATGAATGCTTTTCTTTGTGCTTTTGGGACTTGTTTTACGATATCTTTGACGAGTTTGAGCTGATTGCGCGTTGCTGCTATTGTCAAGATGGTTTCAGCTCCTTTAGTGGGCTTTTTTGTAAGGTCGAGTCCTGGCGTTTCTATGCAGGTTTTAAAATTATTATAAAGATCAGGGTCTTGTGTATCAAGTTGCGTTTTATAGTCTATTTTTATCAATGTGTCGATTAACGTTT is a window of Candidatus Babeliales bacterium DNA encoding:
- a CDS encoding ankyrin repeat domain-containing protein, which translates into the protein MKKQVIVGFLLALFGAGGQAWGAASAGLSQIDAFKQALKEYALFDADTVDRVKYINPRMQELMNGAAAATTQTEALATAAATAAKNTNPLTEAEQAQFLQTLIDTLIKIDYKTQLDTQDPDLYNNFKTCIETPGLDLTKKPTKGAETILTIAATRNQLKLVKDIVKQVPKAQRKAFIDQQNNGGRTALHIAASNKKLDIVNYLLEQGADPNIGDKQEKTLLHMLLHNPTPEVLPIIDSILTKNPDVNKQTAENQTPLMMLARSSASTTSPEIVKQCFEKLWNHAQAQHTPLNLNTQDNDGNTALHEFITLYEGFLDSNPNADLSFFKELLEKGANPLIPNNDMTFGQTPLLSTLFYSQQLADIIVKHTLTKAPESLGKEILRLLQGNEFMKPAQDPTRKVLLMTALQKVADVYHDFQAPYLLFLLTDSLEALKAKLVTLAQELAKLPTH